The segment GCCTGATTAAAACCACGCTCCCTCCATTTCCGGGGGTGGATCGGTACCGGGACTATCCCGTCAAAGGCATAATCCGCATAGTGATACAAATAGGCTTCACCCATCCATTTGCAGAGCAAATTGCGCAGCCAGAGCTGTTCCCCGTATTTAAACTTGTGGATTAACTCCCTGACCACCCCTTCGGTTTTTGCATAGGCACGGGCTGAATCAAAATGAAGGTCAAGTTTAGCGCAATTTGCACACTGGCGGGGGTTACTCATCGCCCCTTGGTAAGGCTTACCGCACCTCAAGCAAACGGGGGAAGTCACCCGGACGACCCCGGTTAATTCTTTTTCATCCACCCACAATCCATTAGATGAGTCCAAAGGCCTCCCTGAAATCGAGCAATTTACGGGATAAACCAAACCGAGGGCGGTTTCAATAATCTGCTGGAGATTTTTGACGGGATTCATAGATTATTAGTCCTGTCAAAAGGATGACCAACATGATAAGCCCATAGAGGCCATCATAAAGTCCATTCCCGTACAGACGGGGGTCTAATGCCTTTGAGTTATCAGTCAGTAGCCCCATCGTCTTGAGCATAAAAACCCAACCAGCATGGAGCCCGATGGAGAAATACAGGGATTTTTTCTTTAAAAAGGCATACCCTAAAATAAGCCCGGCCAAAAGGAGTGCGGAAAACTGGTAAATAATCGCTGTCGGATCGGCAAAGGCCCTAAAGCTTTCTGGAATGAGCATGAAACCGGAATACCACTCGACCTCCACACTCCCAAAATCAGCACTCGGTTTCAAAAAATGAACCGCCGCAAAGAATAAGCTGCCTGATACGAGTGCCGGCCAAAAAGCGAACGTCTTACGTAAACGGGAAAGGATGATTCCGCGAAAAAAGATTTCCTCCAAACCGGCCACTATGATGGCCGTAAAAACAAAGCGGATCAGATAAGACCAGTTAGGATCTGCGCGAAAATGCCTTGCTCCGGTAAAATAATAAACTGCTCCGAGGCATAATATACTCGCCATCCCTAATAATATTCCCCCAAAAAAACGGCGGCCACGCCCATACTCAGCACTCAATCCAATGTCCGTCCAATTCACCCCGAGCTTTGCTAGGAATGGAATCATCAAAATCAACGCGGATACCATGATCGTCCTGCGGAAGTAGCGGGAAAAATCCTGTTCCTGCAGCCAGTACACCAAGTTATTATCGATGGATAAAGCTTGGACAAAGTTATAGACCAGAGGGGAAATAACAGCCCCTATAAAGGCCACAGCAAAGATATATAAAAATATCAGCTTAAAAGTTCTCACAAAGAGAGATTTTCAAGATTGATGGATGAAAAGCAAGCTCTTCATTCACTATTTTAGAGGGGTAACTTTACATCGATGTGTAAGTCGCGCAGTTGCCGCGGTTCCACATCAGCCGGTGACTGCGACATCAAGTCTTGTCCTCTTTGGTTTTTCGGAAAAGCGATGACATCCCGGATACTAGTGGTGCCGCAGAGGATGGCGACTAAACGATCCAGTCCCAAGGCGATTCCCCCATGAGGGGGTGCCCCGTACCGAAATGCCCGGATCATATAACCAAAACGGCTTTCCGCGACATCTTTGGGGATTTTCAGGATATCCTCGAAAAGTTTCTTTTGGATATCCGGTTGGTGTATGCGGATGCTCCCACCCCCGAGCTCGACACCATTGAGGACAATATCATAATGTTGACCGCGCACTTTGAGTGGTTCACTCTCCAAAAGGGGGATATCCTCTACTAAGGGAGATGTGAAGGGATGGTGGCTAGAGATATAACGCTGTGTTTCCTTGTCAAAAGTTAACAAGGGAAAATCAATGACCCAATGAAAATCGTATTGTTCGGGATCAATGACTATTTTTCCCAGGCCTTGGAGGTATTCCCCACAACGCAAGCGGATTTTGCCCAGAACCTCACAGGCATCGAGCCATTGTCCGGCTGAGAATAAAATCAAATCACCTTCTTCAATATTGAGTTTTTCTTGTAACGCCTTCTTTTCGGCATCAGAGAAAAATTTTACAATCGGGGATTTCCATTCACCATTCTCGATCTTGATAAAGGCCAGCCCCTTGGCTCCTGCTGCTTTCGCCAAGTTCGTTAACTCATCAAGCTGGCCTGTCGTAATCACAGCGAATGCCTTGGCATTGATCGCTTTAATCACTCCGCCGTCCTGGATCACACTGGCAAAAACCTTGAACTGGCTCTGGCGGAAGACCTCAGTCAGGTCGTTTAACTTCAAGTCAAAACGTCGATCCGGTTTATCAATCCCGTAAGTGTCAATGGCCTCCCGGAATGAAATACGGGGAAATGGGGTAGGAATATCCATACCTTTTGTCGCTTTCCATACCTGTTTCAGGAGTCCTTCGATTAAGGCGTAGATATCTTCGCGCGTGATAAAAGACATCTCCAAGTCGATCTGGGTGAATTCGGGCTGGCGATCCGCACGCAAATCCTCATCACGAAAACAACGGGCGATCTGGAAATACTTTTCAACCCCGCTCACCATCAATAACTGCTTGAATTGTTGAGGTGACTGCGGCAACGCATAAAATTTCCCGGGATTCGCACGGGAAGGAACCAAATATTCACGGGCTCCTTCAGGTGTGCTTTTGAAAAGTATCGGAGTTTCGACCTCAAGAAACCCTTGGTCATTAAAATAATTCCTTGTGGCCAAAACAGCCTTATGCCGGGTCTTAAGATTATCCAGCATCGGACGTCGGCGCAGATCAAGATAACGGTAGGTCAACCGGAGGTCTTCATTGGCGGGCTCACGATCCAGTGGAAAGGGTGGTGTCTCGGATTTATTCAGTATTTCAAGCTGGCTGACGACCAGTTCGATTTCGCCCGAGGCCATTTTCAGGTTTTCAGTGCCCGCAGGACGTTTTTGAATGAGTCCTGTGACTTTAATCACATCTTCTGTCCGGAGATGTTCAGCCACACTAAACATTTCCTGATCCTGGGGATTAAAAATAATTTGTACCAACCCATCCCGGTCCCGGAGATCGGCAAAAATGACACCACCAAGATCACGACGGACATCCACCCACCCTGAAAGGGTCACCGTTTGGCCAATAAAACCGTTATTTAATTCACAAAGTTGATTCGTTCTAAACATAGTTATCCTCTTGAAACAAAGGATAGTACGCTAGGAAGTTGTGCCGAGGATGGCAAGTGCGGAATGGAGTTTTTTCGAGGAGCAGTCCCCTCAATATGCTATTTCCAACTCTTGGCAAACTGCGTCAGGTTGGCGCTTGAATTAGTAACCATCCATATAGCCACGCTATTTGTCAGAGATCCACCAGTCAGTCCAGTATTGTAGGGCGCAGGAATCGTTACGACTCCTGTGTAATTTGTGTCGAGCTGTATCTGATAAGGATTACCTCCTTTACCCATAAACGGATCATAATAGGCACCATTGGAAATACGACTCTGTTGAAAGTCAAAAAACCTGATTCGTTTTGGGTTTTCATAACCCGCAGTTGGATCATCATTACCCGACAGCATGGCGACCACATTAGATGATGTATTCGTCACCACCCCTGAAGGAAATACCCCGTATTCATTTTCATACATCTTGAATGCTGTGACCAGCCCGTTGCATTCCACGTTAGCCTGTGCTCGGCGTGCGGAATTTTTCACCCCGGTGACGACAGGGAATAACATTCCCATGAGGACGGCGATAATGACGACAACCGTCAGTATTTCAATCAAGGTCATGCCTTGAGTTTTGGATATTATATTCTGGGATTTCATTTTTTACTTTCCTCCTCGAGACGCTCACTGAGCCATTGTTTTATCATACTCTGATAGTTCAGGTAACGCAAGCGGGCGAGCCGCTTGATTTTGGATAACATCCGCGGATCCATCCGCAATGTAATGGTTGTTGATTCGGTATTATCGGTATTCACCAAGGACGAACTCAATAAAGACACATCTAACCCGTGGGAAAACCAATAAGCCGACTCCTCCATATCATTCGCTGGGATCGGGATGTCACGCCAGTCTTTAACGATTGCTTCCATTTTGCTTTCGCCACTCATTAACGTCCGTCTCCTTCCAAGGACTGTTTAGTCTTGCGCCTATAAAAGAGAGACTCATGCTCCATCATTAGCCTGCTGGAGATGATCTGGACACTTTTCCCGTTGGAACGGTAAACACTAAAAATCAGCCCCCCGTTACCGGCTTGGCCTAGGCTGAAATACCTTGTTTGATTCGCATACACCTGGATCTCAGGGAGGAATTTCAAACCAAAGGGATCTTCAAAAGACTCCTCCACATCCTGTTTCGAAATATCAGGATGGACGGCACATTCGATTCTCCAGTCAAATTCCATAATAAATCAGTGGCGCCAGTTTGTAATCCATGTGGCGATACCCGTGGGATTTGCAGCACCAACTGAATTTGTGTAACTCGTTTGATTGTTTGGCATCACGGGACTGCCCGAACCCGCCGTACTCCAGAGATCAAAACCAGACAGGTTATTACTTCCCGTGCATTGATAACCATACGGGTTACCGTAAGGATCAACCAAGCTATTGGTCCCGCCCGCCCCATTGGTCGTATACTGTCCTGATTTGAACTGGGCGATCGGACGGGTTCCATTGCCATTATTCCTTGCTGCACCCAAGTAAAAGAAGAGATTATTTAAACTCGAAAAACTATTTGTGGGATAATCACCTTCTTCATTCTTGTAACGTTCCAGCTGTAACTCGATAAATTTTATCTCGGTAGTCGTCCTGTCCCGAATGGCTTTGTTATTGGCATATCCGATGACCCCGATGGTAATACCAGCCAGAATCAAGATAATGGATATGACCGCCAATATCTCAATCAAAGTGAATGAAGCCAGGGGATTTTCTTTAGGTGGTATATTTCGAATCGGGTCTTCCATATTAACTTACCCTGATGTCAGGTTATTGATGATTCCGATGAGGGGCATAAACATTCCAATGACAATGGTCCCGACGACTAAAGCCAAAAATACGATCAAAATAGGCTCGATCAATGAAGTCAGACCGACGATGGCATTATCCACCTCATCCTCGAAATTATCCGCGATTTTTGCCAGCATCTCGGGTAATTGCCCGGTTTCTTCACCGACCTCAATCATACTGATGACCATGGGAGGGAAGACTCCGGAGGCCTCCAAAGGCGCAACAATGGACTCACCTTCTTTGACACTATCATGGACTTTAGTGATCGCTTCAGAGACGATTACATTCCCCGCCGTATCACGCGTAATATTTAATGCCTGTAAAATCGGAACACCACTGGTGACGAGTGTCCCTAACGTGCGGGTAAAACGGGCAATCGATGTTTTCCTGGTTAAATCACCAAAAATAGGGGCTTTTAATAAGAATTTATCGATAGCCTTCCGGCCGGCGGGTATCTTTGAAATGATTTTATAAGCAATGATGATCACAGCCACAAACACAACCAGAATGATGAATTGGTTTTTAACAAATTCACTGACCCCGAGAACAATTTCCGTAATCAACGGCATGGGTTTACCCGGCATGAGTTCCTCGAAAATCTGGCGGAACTTTGGGACAATAAACACCAAC is part of the Verrucomicrobiota bacterium genome and harbors:
- a CDS encoding CPBP family intramembrane glutamic endopeptidase, whose product is MRTFKLIFLYIFAVAFIGAVISPLVYNFVQALSIDNNLVYWLQEQDFSRYFRRTIMVSALILMIPFLAKLGVNWTDIGLSAEYGRGRRFFGGILLGMASILCLGAVYYFTGARHFRADPNWSYLIRFVFTAIIVAGLEEIFFRGIILSRLRKTFAFWPALVSGSLFFAAVHFLKPSADFGSVEVEWYSGFMLIPESFRAFADPTAIIYQFSALLLAGLILGYAFLKKKSLYFSIGLHAGWVFMLKTMGLLTDNSKALDPRLYGNGLYDGLYGLIMLVILLTGLIIYESRQKSPADY
- a CDS encoding CopG family antitoxin, which codes for MEAIVKDWRDIPIPANDMEESAYWFSHGLDVSLLSSSLVNTDNTESTTITLRMDPRMLSKIKRLARLRYLNYQSMIKQWLSERLEEESKK
- a CDS encoding phosphoribosyltransferase family protein, yielding MNPVKNLQQIIETALGLVYPVNCSISGRPLDSSNGLWVDEKELTGVVRVTSPVCLRCGKPYQGAMSNPRQCANCAKLDLHFDSARAYAKTEGVVRELIHKFKYGEQLWLRNLLCKWMGEAYLYHYADYAFDGIVPVPIHPRKWRERGFNQAEILARALALEVKINYLSCLFRDKDTSTQTTFNRRKRFTNLKQTFKLSPKAKVRGLKLLLVDDVLTTGATASECAQLLKQGGATDVHVLTIARG
- the aspS gene encoding aspartate--tRNA ligase, with translation MFRTNQLCELNNGFIGQTVTLSGWVDVRRDLGGVIFADLRDRDGLVQIIFNPQDQEMFSVAEHLRTEDVIKVTGLIQKRPAGTENLKMASGEIELVVSQLEILNKSETPPFPLDREPANEDLRLTYRYLDLRRRPMLDNLKTRHKAVLATRNYFNDQGFLEVETPILFKSTPEGAREYLVPSRANPGKFYALPQSPQQFKQLLMVSGVEKYFQIARCFRDEDLRADRQPEFTQIDLEMSFITREDIYALIEGLLKQVWKATKGMDIPTPFPRISFREAIDTYGIDKPDRRFDLKLNDLTEVFRQSQFKVFASVIQDGGVIKAINAKAFAVITTGQLDELTNLAKAAGAKGLAFIKIENGEWKSPIVKFFSDAEKKALQEKLNIEEGDLILFSAGQWLDACEVLGKIRLRCGEYLQGLGKIVIDPEQYDFHWVIDFPLLTFDKETQRYISSHHPFTSPLVEDIPLLESEPLKVRGQHYDIVLNGVELGGGSIRIHQPDIQKKLFEDILKIPKDVAESRFGYMIRAFRYGAPPHGGIALGLDRLVAILCGTTSIRDVIAFPKNQRGQDLMSQSPADVEPRQLRDLHIDVKLPL
- a CDS encoding type II secretion system protein GspG; translated protein: MEDPIRNIPPKENPLASFTLIEILAVISIILILAGITIGVIGYANNKAIRDRTTTEIKFIELQLERYKNEEGDYPTNSFSSLNNLFFYLGAARNNGNGTRPIAQFKSGQYTTNGAGGTNSLVDPYGNPYGYQCTGSNNLSGFDLWSTAGSGSPVMPNNQTSYTNSVGAANPTGIATWITNWRH
- a CDS encoding type II secretion system F family protein, which encodes MAKFSYTAMDSRGKEVKGVIESENENDVLNELRKQGLFPTGVVLGDGKGGKAKGKGSGMNFNFKLPGAGKSISGGSVKPAVLSSFTRQLATLNAAGIPLLRSLNVLHKQERTPALKSIIRKMADSVEGGNTFSESVQNFPKVFNKLYVNMVKAGELGGVLEVTLTRLADFMEKAEKIKRKIKGAMFYPVAVLAIAIIIMGFLLVFIVPKFRQIFEELMPGKPMPLITEIVLGVSEFVKNQFIILVVFVAVIIIAYKIISKIPAGRKAIDKFLLKAPIFGDLTRKTSIARFTRTLGTLVTSGVPILQALNITRDTAGNVIVSEAITKVHDSVKEGESIVAPLEASGVFPPMVISMIEVGEETGQLPEMLAKIADNFEDEVDNAIVGLTSLIEPILIVFLALVVGTIVIGMFMPLIGIINNLTSG
- a CDS encoding type II secretion system protein, giving the protein MKSQNIISKTQGMTLIEILTVVVIIAVLMGMLFPVVTGVKNSARRAQANVECNGLVTAFKMYENEYGVFPSGVVTNTSSNVVAMLSGNDDPTAGYENPKRIRFFDFQQSRISNGAYYDPFMGKGGNPYQIQLDTNYTGVVTIPAPYNTGLTGGSLTNSVAIWMVTNSSANLTQFAKSWK